The following is a genomic window from Paenibacillus sp. FSL R5-0766.
CCATTACCGGGACGGGAGAAGAACTGCGCAAGCAGTTACCCGATATCCGCATCTATGCGGTGGAGCCCAAAGGTTCTCCGGTGTTGTCCGGTGGCGAGCCCGGACCACACAAGCTCGTCGGTACAAGTCCGGGGTTCATTCCGGACATCCTGAATACCGACGTATGGGATGCAATCATCCAGGTGTCCGATGAGGACGCACTGGATACGATGCGGCAGCTTGCTGCCCGGGAAGGGCTGTTGCTCGGCCCTTCCTCTGGGGCTTCGGTGTGGGCCTCCCTTCGCATCGCGAAGGAACTGGGGCCGGGGCACCGGGTGCTCTGCATTGCGCCGGATACCGGGGAACGGTATCTGAGCATGGGTATTTTTTAACACAGCATAAATCTGCACACATCAAAAAGGGGCTTCCATGTCCCAAAAGTCATGAGCATGACAGAGGCCCTCCCTTATTAGCGCTCATTGGTCATTGGTTCTAATGAATCTGACACACGCTATTCGCTCCTATTTACGCAGGTCTGACGTGTAACGAATCACAGCGACGTTATTTCTCCAAATTCGGTCGATTTACAGGCTTAAAAGCCATTTTCGGCGGGATAACGTTACTGAGATTCGTTAGAATTTACATCACTTAATGATCACTCTAATAAGGTGCGGTAGGTTCGTTAGAATGTTGAAGCAATTGGTAGCGAGGAGCGAGGGAAAATCCCTCGAAAAAAAGGGAAGCGAATTACATTAGAGGAACCATCAAAACAAAAAAAGCCCTTGCTCACTTACGGATGGTGAATCCGCAGAGAACAAGAACTTATTTTGGCAAGAAACCTTATTATCAAAAATAAAGCAAGAACATTTAACGTAAGCTGGTTAGTGTGTCAGGGTTGTCCATTCCACACCTTCAGGAAGCAGGGCCGCAATGCGGTCTTTGGCTTCCTTTTTGGTATACAGCGATTCATCGAGAATGACCGCAGAACCGGAATCCGTGCTTGTCCGAATCAGACGTCCAAGACCTTGCTTCACACGCAAGAGCATATACGGAAGATCGATCTCTTCGTATGGTGCTGCTGACGCACTACGTTTTGCATTGAAGACAGGGTCCTGTGGTGGATACGGAAGCGACCAGATCATGACATTGGATAATGACGGACCCGGAACGTCCAGTCCTTCCCACAGATTAACGGAGCACAGCACACTCTCCTCATCCTGCTGGAACGCCGCGATCAGATCACTGATCTCCCGGTCGCCCTCATACATAAAGCGCAAACCTTCTGCTTCAGGTACATGAACGATGTCCTGTTTGAACGCGCGTAATTCTTCCATCGTACGGAACAGAATCAGCGCACGCCCTCCACTCTCCTGTAGTAACGACACCGCATCACGCAAGCGATTTTCGTTCTCCGGGTGACCCGGTACAGCTTCATCGGTAATTTTCATCTTCATTTTGTCCGCATAATCATACGGGGAAGCCACCGAGAATGATACAAAATCATCAATGCCCAGGCTGTCCGCCACATAACGGAATGAACTGTCCACAGATAACGTGGCGGAGGAGAACACGATTGGAATACCTGTGTTGAACACACGCTCGTTCAGCATTTCCTTCACAGTGCGCGGCATGATCGATAAGGTCGTCTCATCCTCGCTCTCTTCCGCCCAACAGATGTAACCATCTTCCTTGCGGAACAAGGCAAGCGCAGACTGAATCATATCGAGATGTTCTTCCACGACACGCATCTGGTAACCATCCAGCGAGAACAATCCGCTCTCAAATACCAATTCTTCGCCGATTGCATCCAGCACACTCGTCAGACGTTCAATCTCACGCAGCAGTGGCGGCTCTACCCGAACTTCTTTCCGTTCCGAACCAGGGATCGCGACCGTATACGTATCCAGCAACGCAAACAGTCGCTCACTGCTCTCAATCGCTTCATCCACACACTCCGCGAGGGATTCACGAATCTCTCCTTCTAACAGGCGAGTGACGAGTTCCTCGAAGATGCGGTGTTTCAGCTTGTAGCTTAGTGCGTTCAGGGCTGCTTCTTCCAGCAAATGTCCTTCATCAAATACAACCGAGCTGTGATCGGGTAGCAGAGGCAATTGTCCCTCGCGTTTGCGCGCATCATAGGTCCACACATGCTCCATGTAATAATCATGGGAACAGATGATGATGTCTTTGGAACGACGGTAATGGTCACGCGACAGCGTCAGGCCGCAGCGTTGTCTTTTTGGACAAACAAAACAATCCTGGAACGGGTCCCAGTTGATTTTGTTCCACTGACGATCATTCAGATGTGGGTACTGTTTCCGGTCACCGTACGGATGGAAAGCCTGAAGTGTACCCGGCGTATTCACAAAATCCGGCAGACTCTCATGTACCTCTTCAATAACAGGTGCATCTTCATCCGCGAATCGCACCGCACTCAATTTGTTCAGACAGACATACTGGTCCGGTGACTTACCCAGACGTGCATCCACTTCCAAGTCCAGATGTGCAGCCAGCTTCGCAATATCTCCACCGGGCTTCACAAGCTGTTCAATCAAAGACTCATCAGCACAGGCGATCACTGCTGGTTTGCCCGTATAACGTGCATAACAGACCGCGTAGAGCAGATAGACTAACGTCTTGCCTGTTCCGACACCGGCCTCAGCCATAATGGTCTTTTTATCTCCATAGGCCCGTTCGAGCTGGTACGCCATAAAAATCTGTTCATCCCGTACCTCGAAGCCGAACTCTGGCAAAATATCGTAAAAAACATCGGCAACCCATTCTCCCAGACGGGATACAAAAGGTTCAGCCGGATCATATGCAAAAGGATAACGTTGTGTAGACAATCCTAGGTCAGCCTCCATTCTTAGACAAAGCGGTCCAATTTCAATTTTCCGTTCCAAAAAGGCCGCTGGGCAAAAGTTAATTATCTCACGCGGCGAGGCCGGTGACAAGCTTTTTTTGTTAGGTTATTTGCAAGGTTGAATGTATAGAACCAACTTTCAGGGAAAATATATACAGGAATCCACTTTAAGGAAAGGCGGTGCTCCACTCCATGAATCATCAGTCTTCACAACCAGAGCATTCCTCAGACAAATCAGCTGAGACATTAACGGATCGACAAGGGCATCCCATTACGGACAATCAGAATGTACGAACCGTTGGCAGCCGCGGACCGACTACGCTGGAGAACTATCATTTTCTCGAAAAAATTACACACTTCGACCGTGAACGTATTCCGGAACGTGTGGTCCATGCCCGCGGCGCTGGCGCTCATGGCATATTTGAAGCGTATGGAACGGCCGGTGATGAACCGGTATCGAAGTACACTCGTGCACGTCTGTTTCAGGAAAAAGGCAAGCAAACGCCGGTATTCGTTCGCTTCTCTACCGTTATTCACGGTGGGCACTCACCGGAGACCCTTCGGGATCCGCGCGGGTTTGCTGTAAAATTCTATACTGAAGATGGCAACTGGGATCTGGTGGGTAACAATCTGAAAATCTTTTTCATTCGCGACCCGCTCAAATTCCCGGATATGGTACATGCCTTTAAGCCAGACCCGTTGACCAATGCACAGGATATGGAGCGGTTTTTCGATTTTGTCTCGCTGAGCCCTGAAGCTACCCATATGGTGACATTCCTCTTCTCTCCATGGGGCATTCCAGCGAATTATCGGCAAATGCAAGGGTCGGGTGTTAATACATATAAATGGGTCAATCAGGAAGGCACGGGCGTGCTCATCAAATACCACTGGGAACCGCTCAATCAAGGGATACGCAACCTGCTGCAAAAAGACGCGAGCGAGATTCAGGGACAGAATTTCAACCATGCGACGTTGGATCTGTATCACGCCATTGAACAAGGAGAGTATCCCGAATGGGAGCTGTGCGTTCAAGTAATGGAGGACGGCGAGCATCCAGAGTTGGACTTCGACCCGCTGGACCCAACCAAGCTATGGCCGCAAGATCAGTTCCCTTTTCTACCTGTGGGCAAAATGACGTTGAATCGTAATCCCGAAGATTATTTCAATGAAGTGGAGCAAGCAGCGTTTGGCACAGGTGTATTGGTAGACGGGTTGGATTTCTCAGATGACAAACTGCTGCAAGGACGGACCTTCTCCTATTCGGATACCCAGCGTCACCGGGTGGGTGCGAACTATCTGCAACTGCCTGTGAATGCACCGAAAAATCGGGTAGCCACGAATCAGAGCGGCGGGCAGATGCAGTATCAGGTGGATCGTGCACCGGGTCAGAATCCGCATGTGAACTACGAACCTTCTTCGCTTGGTGGCTTAAAGGAAGCACCCCCTCGTGGCAAGGAGCATGAACCACTGGTGGAGGGCCGACTTGTCCGCGAGAAGATTGAGCGCACCAATGACTTTGGACAAGCGGGTGATACGTACCGGGCGTTCGAGGATTGGGAGCGAGATGAGCTGATCAGCAACATGGTCGGCGCGTTGGCACAATGCAAACCG
Proteins encoded in this region:
- a CDS encoding ATP-dependent DNA helicase, with the protein product MSTQRYPFAYDPAEPFVSRLGEWVADVFYDILPEFGFEVRDEQIFMAYQLERAYGDKKTIMAEAGVGTGKTLVYLLYAVCYARYTGKPAVIACADESLIEQLVKPGGDIAKLAAHLDLEVDARLGKSPDQYVCLNKLSAVRFADEDAPVIEEVHESLPDFVNTPGTLQAFHPYGDRKQYPHLNDRQWNKINWDPFQDCFVCPKRQRCGLTLSRDHYRRSKDIIICSHDYYMEHVWTYDARKREGQLPLLPDHSSVVFDEGHLLEEAALNALSYKLKHRIFEELVTRLLEGEIRESLAECVDEAIESSERLFALLDTYTVAIPGSERKEVRVEPPLLREIERLTSVLDAIGEELVFESGLFSLDGYQMRVVEEHLDMIQSALALFRKEDGYICWAEESEDETTLSIMPRTVKEMLNERVFNTGIPIVFSSATLSVDSSFRYVADSLGIDDFVSFSVASPYDYADKMKMKITDEAVPGHPENENRLRDAVSLLQESGGRALILFRTMEELRAFKQDIVHVPEAEGLRFMYEGDREISDLIAAFQQDEESVLCSVNLWEGLDVPGPSLSNVMIWSLPYPPQDPVFNAKRSASAAPYEEIDLPYMLLRVKQGLGRLIRTSTDSGSAVILDESLYTKKEAKDRIAALLPEGVEWTTLTH